The proteins below come from a single Tachypleus tridentatus isolate NWPU-2018 chromosome 13, ASM421037v1, whole genome shotgun sequence genomic window:
- the LOC143238930 gene encoding uncharacterized protein LOC143238930, which translates to MFDKVFAFFYHHYVRDFRKFLKVFREILKPEGYVICLGIASAHTFSAWLELSTKEEWKKYLIVSRKVFCLKKSSPVENFDKFLEDERKVVKRYKVECNTEGPVTAQQTFIEMFLQYKS; encoded by the exons ATGTTTGACAAAGTTTTCGCTTTCTTTTACCATCATTACGTCAGAGATTTTAGAAAATTTCTAAAAGTATTTCGTGAGATATTGAAACCAGAAGGTTACGTTATCTGTCTTGGTATTGCTTCAGCTCATACGTTTTCTGCTTGGTTAGAGTTGTCAACGaaagaagaatggaaaaaatATCTTATC GTTTCCAGGAAAGTGTTTTGCCTAAAAAAATCGTCACCAGTGGAAAATTTCGACAAATTTTTGGAAGACGAAAGGAAAGTTGTTAAGAGATACAAAGTGGAATGCAATACTGAAGGACCAGTCACTGCTCAGCAAACCTTTATCGAGATGTTTCTGCAGTACAAAAGTTAG